A window from Pichia kudriavzevii chromosome 5, complete sequence encodes these proteins:
- a CDS encoding uncharacterized protein (PKUD0E01420; Pfam Domains: MTP18(5.6e-100)): MSKSVSETITEKIPNIGEVDNKDNTDSTESALRYSAYANRIRTILLASHRYVAYTSDIGESFRPVAHPKLVTLGYGISWAYLLGDVGYETWKAKLRQEGRYKPGLKPWDDTPLANPVAAMAYDDLDWKVLGVKRALFQSVASMGLPAFTIHSTVRYSSLLFKNAKSKNLKTFGPVALGLGIVPFLPYLFDKPVEEAFDYLFDSFFTKPRKLE, translated from the coding sequence ATGAGTAAGTCAGTTTCGGAAACAATTACTGAAAAGATCCCTAATATTGGAGAAGTTGATAATAAGGATAATACCGATTCCACAGAGAGTGCCCTTAGATATAGTGCCTATGCAAATCGTATCCGTACTATTCTCTTAGCTTCACACAGATACGTGGCATACACTTCTGATATTGGGGAGTCATTTAGACCCGTAGCACATCCGAAATTGGTTACTCTTGGGTACGGGATCTCGTGGGCATATCTCTTGGGAGATGTGGGATATGAAACCTGGAAGGCGAAACTACGTCAAGAAGGCCGCTACAAACCCGGCTTGAAGCCATGGGATGATACCCCATTGGCCAATCCAGTTGCTGCTATGGCATACGATGACTTGGATTGGAAAGTTCTTGGTGTGAAGAGAGCACTCTTCCAGAGTGTTGCCTCCATGGGACTACCAGCCTTCACTATCCATTCGACCGTTAGATATTCCTCCCTATTATTTAAGAATGCGAAAAgcaaaaacttgaaaacatttGGACCTGTTGCTCTCGGTTTGGGAATTGTTCCATTCCTTCCTTATCTGTTTGATAAGCCTGTTGAGGAGGCATTTGACTATCTATTTGATTCATTCTTTACAAAGCCTAGGAAACTTGAATAA
- a CDS encoding uncharacterized protein (PKUD0E01400) has product MYNCGISDTECSLDAPSKNEAQATTMKLTSLVSALALVNTVTAIEKGAVFRFDNGCNDGKDKHIKTIPQTDATLNLAYDFGVSPFYNIAEVQDLENVMLGNKKEDGNDYEKDKLIIIINGVDKPSKFLKEYDVKPVYKVKFKDDRQSSKFKSFLQKVPEQLSQLKEKAGYQMSSLSNEISILSDSNKKVSYLESIWNKYFHFEEDHKLQSMWRNVKESIAPSNSESILKISIDKRSLDLINDSSFINEITQLDFFLNEELENNVKEGIVIVNIDSLISIFKKTGSTQTYETCKKIISKLLVEKLEKVGETVTTTLVVLPLDQSLKSVKCEKKLKSHRNPQHKEHHKEHHKEHHKKDKPQHGERKSHHISPQMLNKRSEEDIFSAEKFQGACYKNQLECIESTESCSGHGTCTLVGSCYQCECLPTRDDNKRTTYWTGAACEKVDYSSQFNLLFWTSLVLLVTIVGGIKLLVSCGSEELPGVLKAATVQTKKAI; this is encoded by the coding sequence ATGTATAATTGTGGTATATCGGATACAGAGTGTAGTTTAGATGCTCCTTCAAAGAATGAAGCCCAGGCCACAACAATGAAGCTAACGTCTCTTGTCAGTGCATTGGCATTAGTGAACACAGTCActgcaattgaaaaaggtgCTGTCTTCAGATTTGATAATGGGTGTAATGATGGAAAGGATAAACATATAAAGACAATCCCACAAACTGATGCAACGTTGAATCTAGCCTACGATTTTGGCGTCTCACCATTCTATAACATCGCCGAAGTCCAAGATTTGGAGAATGTCATGCTAGGAAACAAGAAGGAAGATGGCAATGACTATGAGAAGGATAAGCtaattatcattatcaacgGTGTCGACAAACCATCCAAATTTTTAAAAGAATATGACGTAAAGCCCGTTTATAAAGTCAAATTCAAGGACGACAGACAATCTTCAAAGTTCAAGTCATTCTTACAGAAGGTTCCTGAGCAGCTCTCacaattgaaggaaaaggcCGGATATCAAATGAGTAGCTTGTCCAACGAGATTTCCATTTTAAGCGATTCAAATAAGAAGGTGTCTTACTTGGAATCTATATGGAACAAGTACTTTCATTTTGAGGAAGACCACAAATTACAATCAATGTGGAGGAATGTCAAGGAAAGCATTGCTCCTTCAAATTCCGAATCTATTCTGAAAATCAGCATTGATAAAAGATCATTGGACTTGATTAATGATAGTTCTTTTATTAACGAAATCACCCAATTAGACTTTTTCCTTAAcgaagaattggaaaacAACGTTAAAGAAGGTATTGTAATTGTTAATATCGATTCTCtaatttctattttcaaaaagacAGGCTCAACTCAAACATACGAAACATGTAAGAAAATTATATCCAAGTTATTGGTTGAAAAACTGGAGAAGGTTGGTGAAACAGTAACGACTACATTGGTTGTTTTACCGCTTGATCAGTCATTGAAGAGTGTCAAGTgtgaaaagaaattgaaatcacaCCGTAATCCTCAACACAAGGAACACCACAAGGAACACCACAAGGAACACCACAAAAAAGACAAGCCACAGCATGGAGAGCGTAAATCACACCATATATCTCCTCAAATGCTCAACAAGAGATCCGAAGAAGACATTTTTTCTGCAGAGAAGTTCCAAGGAGCATGTTACAAGAACCAGTTAGAATGCATTGAATCTACAGAATCATGTTCAGGACACGGAACTTGTACCTTAGTCGGATCGTGTTACCAGTGTGAATGTTTGCCAACAAGAGACGACAACAAGAGAACTACATACTGGACCGGCGCAGCTTGTGAGAAGGTTGATTACTCCTCCCAGTTcaatcttttgttttggaCCAGTTTGGTCTTATTAGTCACTATCGTTGGAGGTATCAAGTTACTTGTTTCCTGTGGCTCTGAGGAGTTGCCTGGTGTTCTCAAGGCGGCAACAGTTCAAACGAAAAAGGCCATCTAA
- a CDS encoding uncharacterized protein (PKUD0E01440; similar to Saccharomyces cerevisiae YOR224C (RPB8); ancestral locus Anc_8.646): MSSTLFDDIFNVESTDSARYDRVTRIVANSTSSPDTRITLDINHELFPVSENDTLTITLAKSLNIDDSSAMDTDDLVGANGSWRPPKPDQVSLMNDYDYVMHGTVYKFEEGKDDKISVFCSFGGLIMCLEGNYRNLVGLKQENLYILMRK; the protein is encoded by the coding sequence ATGTCCTCTACATTGTTTGATGATATATTTAACGTTGAATCTACAGATTCGGCAAGATACGATCGTGTAACCAGAATAGTTGCGAACTCGACTTCTTCGCCAGACACCAGAATAACTCTTGATATCAACCATGAACTTTTCCCAGTTAGTGAGAATGATACATTAACTATTACATTAGCTAAATCTTTAAATATAGATGACTCAAGTGCAATGGATACAGATGACTTGGTGGGAGCTAATGGTTCATGGAGACCACCAAAGCCTGACCAAGTATCTCTAATGAATGATTACGATTATGTGATGCACGGCACTGTTTACAAATTCGAAGAGGGTAAAGACGACAAAATTTCCGTATTTTGTTCATTTGGAGGGTTGATTATGTGTTTAGAAGGTAATTACAGAAATCTTGTTGGCCTGAAGCAGGAAAATTTGTACATTTTAATGAGAAAATGA
- a CDS encoding uncharacterized protein (PKUD0E01460; similar to Saccharomyces cerevisiae YJR025C (BNA1); ancestral locus Anc_5.128): protein MLGAPINIQKWIEANEDKLKPPVNNYCLQNGGFTVMIVGGPNERTDYHINQTPEWFYQYKGDMLLKVVDNGEFRDIPIKEGESFLLPPDTPHSPVRFANTVGIVLEQDRPETMMDKMRWYCKNCSEICHEEAFHCHDLGTQVKAAIDKFDNDIKLKTCNYCGTVNKSRP, encoded by the coding sequence ATGCTTGGAGCACCTATTAACATTCAAAAGTGGATTGAGGCGAATGAGGACAAGTTGAAACCTCCTGTTAATAACTACTGTCTACAAAATGGTGGGTTTACAGTCATGATTGTTGGTGGTCCAAACGAAAGGACTGATTATCATATCAACCAGACTCCAGAATGGTTTTACCAATACAAAGGTGACATGCTCTTGAAAGTTGTAGATAATGGGGAATTTAGAGACATTCCTATTAAGGAGGGCGAGTCTTTCCTCCTACCACCAGATACTCCTCACAGTCCTGTTCGTTTTGCAAATACTGTTGGAATTGTTCTTGAACAGGACAGACCAGAAACAATGATGGATAAAATGAGATGGTATTGTAAGAATTGCTCTGAAATCTGTCACGAGGAAGCATTCCATTGCCATGATTTAGGCACTCAAGTCAAAGCTgcaattgacaaatttgataatgatattaaattgaaaacatgcAATTATTGTGGTACTGTCAATAAATCAAGACCATAG
- a CDS encoding uncharacterized protein (PKUD0E01450; similar to Saccharomyces cerevisiae YOR219C (STE13); ancestral locus Anc_8.638): MNDHTVIKGHSLESDYPIGNESDDGIIHDNIDDFDMDMDIENGNPEIDYYPGLSKTGHSFLGQPESMASSIKRKIKKFLNLLNSYQGRKLIIGIFMASTAIVLFALMLFAGHSGGDASLPGGAVHEGNGDGNTEYPYDNEKQNSGSDSGEKGLPENDVQNLAKMSLDDMRSGKFWVFDYNVNFIDYDETNETKEVSEDSSRSKRSENDDKDDDKDDDNDDDKDDDKDDDKEDDKGRGKNDEKDDVNVPKHKNGDPGYYLHQSEGMVYLQMASDKSFKRSILELSKLQYGGNMLNPHLVSVTKDLKKFIVSSESEDVWRHSSLARYWIVDAETQEVTPVHYTTKKSDSVEIIVPLKISYAAFSPDGHFVYFNYNSNLFLKDLKSGKSKQITKDGDGANILNGKPDWVYEEEVLASDRAIYWDNKGSKFAFIKWDDTNVPVYNLELFGDNKYPKILELKYPKPGFPNPVVSLYVYHIESSKIIKVKQPEDQEKDSDFLGKDFIIYQTTWISENELLFKRTDRSSRKIQVCVFDVKENKTKVVRAYNTDEYNGWYKNNGAIYVLPDKLGYIDNVVHEKHDHLAHFKSAFDSEGDLITSGDWDVIGGVVGYNAEDKQVYFIGTSGNSLQRQIYRVSLDGTILTGLTELDKIHHYSLDVSKTGKWGVIKYGGPELPTQKLVELDKLLDGDYYDSIPTLNEVEKVEETLKNFEVPTKEYIPIKLHDDVTVNVIEVKPKDFDESKKYPILVSVYGGPGIQKVSCEFNYGFEEVVSSSLDAIILYIDPRGTGGSGWEYRGWARDNIGYWEPSDITEATIIYMNERESYIDKERVAIWGWSYGGFTTLKSLEFDEGKTFKYGIAVAPVTNWELYDSIYTERYMGVLSEDNKYEDAKISNFEAFGKVVQFLVIHGTADDNVHYQNTLQLLHEFDIAGIENYDVHVFTDSDHSIRHDNANVIVYDKLYNWLATAFN; this comes from the coding sequence ATGAATGATCATACTGTGATAAAAGGTCACAGTCTAGAATCTGATTACCCAATTGGTAATGAATCTGACGATGGTATTATTCATGacaatattgatgattttgatatgGACAtggatattgaaaatggaaatccAGAAATTGATTACTATCCGGGACTTTCTAAGACTGGACATTCATTTCTTGGTCAGCCCGAGTCAATGGCAAGCTcaattaaaagaaaaatcaagaagTTCCTCAATCTATTGAACTCTTACCAGGGAAGAAAGTTAATTATTGGAATTTTCATGGCTTCTACAGCAATTGTGTTATTTGCCCTAATGCTATTTGCCGGACATTCAGGAGGTGATGCAAGCTTACCAGGTGGTGCCGTTCATGAAGGCAATGGCGATGGTAATACGGAATACCCGTAtgacaatgaaaaacaGAATTCCGGAAGTGATAGTGGTGAAAAAGGTTTGCCTGAAAATGATGTCCAAAATCTTGCTAAAATGAGTTTGGATGATATGAGATCAGGGAAATTTTGGGTATTCGATTACAATGTaaattttattgattaCGACGaaacaaatgaaacaaaagaagttTCAGAAGACAGTAGTCGGTCTAAGCGTAGTGAAAACGACGACAAAGACGATGACAAAGACGATGACAACGACGATGACAAAGACGATGACAAAGACGATGACAAAGAAGACGACAAAGGTCGTGGGaagaatgatgaaaaagatgATGTTAATGTCCCAAAACATAAGAACGGTGACCCCGGATATTATCTCCATCAATCAGAAGGCATGGTGTATTTGCAAATGGCTTCCGACAAATCTTTCAAGAGAAGTATTTTAGAGCTGTCTAAATTACAATATGGGGGAAATATGCTGAATCCACATCTAGTTTCTGTAACAAAAGATCTCAAGAAATTCATTGTATCTTCTGAATCTGAGGATGTCTGGAGACATTCGTCACTTGCAAGATACTGGATCGTGGATGCTGAAACACAAGAAGTAACCCCTGTTCATTATACTACCAAAAAATCTGACTCCGTTGAAATAATTGTACCCCTAAAAATCTCATATGCTGCGTTTTCTCCTGATGGCCACtttgtttattttaatTATAATTccaatttgtttttgaaagatttgaagtCTGGAAAATCTAAACAAATCACAAAAGATGGTGATGGGGCAAATATTTTAAATGGAAAACCTGATTGGGTTTATGAAGAAGAGGTTTTAGCATCTGATAGAGCTATCTATTGGGATAACAAGGGCTCAAAGTTTGCATTTATAAAATGGGATGATACAAATGTCCCCGTATATAATCTTGAGTTGTTTGGTGATAACAAGTATCCGAAGATTCTTGAACTTAAATACCCCAAACCAGGATTTCCTAACCCGGTGGTTTCATTATATGTTTATCACATTGAAAGCTCTAAGATAATAAAAGTCAAACAGCCTGAGgaccaagaaaaagattCTGATTTTTTGGGCAAAGATTTTATTATTTACCAAACAACGTGGATTAGTGAAAATGAATTGTTATTCAAAAGGACAGATAGATCAAGTAGAAAGATTCAGGTTTGCGTTTTCGATgtcaaggaaaacaaaacaaaagtcGTAAGAGCTTATAACACAGATGAATATAACGGTTggtataaaaataatggtGCAATTTATGTTTTACCTGATAAATTGGGCTACATCGATAATGTTGTGCATGAGAAACATGACCATTTAGCACATTTCAAGTCAGCTTTTGACTCTGAAGGTGATCTAATAACCTCTGGTGATTGGGATGTCATTGGTGGTGTGGTTGGTTATAATGCAGAAGATAAGcaagtttattttattgGAACATCGGGAAATTCCTTGCAAAGGCAAATTTACAGGGTTAGTTTGGATGGCACTATTTTGACTGGTTTAACAGAACTAGACAAAATACATCATTATTCATTGGATGTATCTAAAACCGGTAAGTGGGGGGTCATCAAGTATGGCGGTCCAGAATTACCTACTCAAAAGCTCGTTGAACTAGATAAACTTTTAGATGGCGACTACTATGATTCAATTCCAACATTAAATGAGGTTGAAAAAGTCGAAGAAACTCTGAAAAATTTCGAAGTTCCAACCAAAGAGTATATCCCAATCAAGTTACACGATGATGTTACAGTTAATGTAATCGAAGTTAAACCTAAAGATTTTGACGAAAGTAAGAAATATCCAATCTTAGTCAGCGTATATGGAGGACCTGGTATACAGAAGGTCAGCTGTGAGTTTAATTATGgctttgaagaagttgtttCCTCTTCCCTAGATGCTATTATTCTATATATTGATCCAAGGGGTACCGGAGGATCAGGATGGGAATATAGAGGATGGGCTAGAGACAATATTGGATATTGGGAGCCGAGCGATATTACTGAGGCAACAATAATTTACATGAACGAAAGAGAATCTTATATAGATAAGGAAAGAGTCGCAATATGGGGATGGTCCTATGGTGGTTTTACCACTTTAAAGTCGCTGgaatttgatgaaggaaaaacatTCAAATATGGTATTGCAGTGGCACCTGTGACCAACTGGGAGTTGTATGATTCTATTTACACAGAGAGATACATGGGAGTACTATCTGAAGATAATAAATATGAAGATGCAAAGATATCTAATTTTGAGGCATTCGGCAAGGTCGTGCAATTTCTAGTTATCCATGGTACAGCAGATGATAATGTGCATTACCAAAACACTTTACAATTGCTgcatgaatttgatattgcCGGAATTGAGAATTATGATGTGCATGTCTTCACAGATTCAGATCATTCTATTCGCCATGATAACGCCAATGTAATTGTTTATGATAAACTATACAATTGGCTGGCTACTGCGTTCAACTAA
- a CDS encoding uncharacterized protein (PKUD0E01410; similar to Saccharomyces cerevisiae YOR223W; ancestral locus Anc_8.645): MTTVQFVVRYVNGLKDTVIQLDIHANPGMVNNVPIGYIRNEIRKMYPELAKKRLKLLHNGRVLESHTNFSKEIAYLQKNLDEDNGVNDHNPKEKINIYFHCIIGDDLTEKEVAEEEKLDQQPIKSTTDAPKGFDRLLSQGFSASDIQDLRDQFFRLHGANLPRNATQEQITELEDRWIDSSVNNEIDEFPANIRLSTSDPAGDASNVDGDDDGRNGVNANVNSNSNTNMVNVRQLMFQQNLQSHKDMFFAVCIGFALGGLALLLLFLDVGGIFDKKTRIAVLSGVVVNLSFGLLHSWGG; this comes from the coding sequence ATGACGACGGTACAATTTGTTGTGCGGTATGTCAATGGACTCAAGGACACCGTAATACAGCTGGACATCCATGCAAACCCTGGCATGGTCAATAATGTCCCCATTGGATACATCAGAAACGAAATCAGGAAGATGTATCCCGAATTGGCCAAGAAGAGGTTGAAATTGCTACATAATGGTCGTGTATTGGAGTCGCATACAAACTTCTCCAAAGAAATTGCCTATTTGCAAAAGAATCTAGATGAAGACAATGGTGTAAATGACCATAATCCCAAAGAGAAGATCAACATTTATTTCCACTGCATTATTGGCGACGACTTAACAGAGAAAGAAGTAGCAGAAGAGGAGAAACTTGATCAACAACCTATCAAAAGTACAACTGATGCTCCAAAGGGGTTTGATAGATTACTCTCGCAGGGGTTCAGTGCTTCCGATATTCAAGATCTGCGTGATCAGTTTTTTAGATTACACGGTGCAAACCTTCCAAGAAATGCAACCCAGGAACAAATTACAGAATTAGAAGATCGGTGGATAGACAGTAGCGTCAATAATGAAATAGACGAGTTCCCAGCAAACATTAGGTTGTCCACCTCCGATCCAGCGGGAGATGCTTCTAATGTAGATGGCGACGATGATGGCCGTAATGGAGTGAATGCCAATGTGAACAGCAActcaaatacaaatatgGTGAATGTGCGACAACTGATGTTTCAGCAAAACTTGCAATCACATAAGGACATGTTCTTTGCTGTGTGTATTGGATTTGCTCTTGGGGGTCTGGCTCTACTCCTACTATTCTTAGATGTGGGAGGGATCTTTGACAAGAAGACTAGAATTGCTGTACTGTCCGGTGTAGTAGTTAACTTGAGTTTTGGTCTCCTGCATTCGTGGGGTGGATAA
- a CDS encoding uncharacterized protein (PKUD0E01470; similar to Saccharomyces cerevisiae YJL094C (KHA1); ancestral locus Anc_1.272), with protein MAQDSSGIIAGMNPLKYSTTSPYTMFFFQLIVIITFSLVLNYPLSKIKQPRVIAEVLTGVILGHTALGRIPNFTKYVFPPESIPGLTLVANIGICLLMFIVGCEVDVKFIKKHIFTAVSVGLFNMAVPFGLGCLCAIGLWKEYRENADGLPQIKFTTFMVFIAVALCITAFPVLVRIITELRLVKDRVGTVVLAAGITNDLFGWVMLALSVTLANASDSLVTLYIVLVCFGWCLFICYPVRITLNWFLKNCLKEFDGSNEPSRPAMTLILVMVFASAFFTDIIGVHPIFGAFLIGAIVPRENNYVIGLTSRIEDLVNIIFVPVYFGIAGLSVDLGLLRSGADWGWAIGLIVIAMVGKISGGLIASKLRGLFWRESLTVGVLMSCKGIVEIVVLQVGLNANIITRKTYSMFIFMAIITTFLTTPLTLYAYPASYREKVQVWIQEAANEKLKKTAVNDKETILVEKEDIVIDKLILAVDDVDSLSTGMLIIDILLENAQIPIHAINMKTLTERTADILHASMMNEDENQHGYTSLNSTLSVFSIFCHYNRIPFTSEILYSLPENYLETLLDNSSFSDNNLFMLPMTKKNFSIQNIRDIIKESQHLNYYKGIFINNGQFLFTQNDHADMGTKEANGRFSEDTMLNPTALKISSVTLFLNHPELTKNDKLAMHLFEILVKGKDLSVGKVILDNIEPESRTNDIISSWIKDNDEIFGKIHFTITNKTNTLSKLDTGKSISAFLTDETKTFSELDRLIIVSADGNDINLISELVEKHEKVIVLF; from the coding sequence ATGGCACAAGACTCTAGTGGTATCATAGCGGGGATGAACCCCTTGAAGTATTCCACCACTTCGCCATACACgatgtttttcttccaattgATTGTAATAATAACATTCTCCTTGGTGTTGAACTATCCATTAAGTAAAATCAAACAACCCAGGGTTATTGCAGAAGTTTTAACTGGCGTTATTTTGGGGCACACAGCTCTTGGTAGAATTCCAAACTTTACAAAATATGTGTTCCCTCCTGAATCGATTCCAGGCCTAACATTAGTTGCAAATATTGGAATTTGTCTATTGATGTTCATTGTTGGTTGTGAAGTCGATGTCAAGTTTATCAAGAAGCACATTTTTACGGCCGTCTCTGTTGGTTTGTTCAATATGGCCGTTCCTTTCGGTCTTGGATGTCTATGTGCGATCGGGCTATGGAAAGAATACAGAGAAAATGCGGACGGGTTACCTCAGATTAAATTTACAACCTTCATGGTATTCATTGCGGTAGCTCTTTGTATTACTGCGTTTCCTGTTTTAGTTAGAATTATAACAGAGTTACGATTGGTTAAAGATAGAGTGGGTACTGTTGTTCTAGCAGCGGGTATCACTAATGACTTATTTGGATGGGTCATGTTGGCCTTGAGTGTCACATTGGCAAATGCGTCTGATTCTCTAGTCACACTCTATATTGTGTTGGTATGTTTTGGCTGGTGTTTGTTCATATGTTATCCTGTCCGGATTACCTTGAATTggttcttgaaaaattgtcTTAAGGAATTTGATGGCAGCAATGAACCTTCTAGACCCGCAATGACACTTATCTTAGTGATGGTTTTTGCTTCAGCGTTTTTCACCGATATAATTGGAGTCCATCCTATTTTTGGGGCCTTTTTAATAGGTGCAATCGTTccaagagaaaacaattaTGTTATAGGCTTAACATCAAGGATCGAGGATTTAGTGAATATTATATTTGTCCCAGTATATTTTGGTATTGCTGGATTGAGTGTTGATTTAGGTCTGTTGAGGTCTGGCGCAGATTGGGGCTGGGCTATTGGTCTTATAGTGATAGCAATGGTAGGAAAAATCTCAGGTGGCCTAATTGCATCTAAATTAAGAGGCTTGTTCTGGAGAGAGTCATTGACCGTCGGTGTATTGATGTCTTGTAAAGGAATTGTTGAGATTGTGGTCTTGCAAGTTGGATTAAACGCTAATATTATTACTAGAAAAACTTATTCTATGTTCATTTTTATGGCAATCATTACAACGTTTCTAACAACACCATTGACGTTATATGCATATCCTGCTTCATACAGAGAAAAAGTTCAGGTTTGGATCCAAGAAGCAGCAAATGAGAAGTTAAAGAAAACAGCAGTTAATGACAAAGAAACTATATTGGTAGAGAAAGAAGATATTGTAATAGATAAGCTTATTTTAGCTGtggatgatgttgataGCTTATCCACAGGTATGTTAATTATCGACATATTGTTAGAAAACGCTCAGATACCTATCCATGCAATCAATATGAAGACCTTGACTGAAAGAACAGCGGATATATTACATGCCTCAATGAtgaatgaagatgaaaatcaacatgGATATACCTCACTAAATTCAACCTTGAGTGTTTTCAGTATTTTTTGTCACTATAACAGGATTCCCTTTACATCTGAGATATTATACTCTTTACCTGAAAACTATTTAGAAACACTACTAGAtaattcttccttttccgACAACAACTTATTTATGTTGCCCATGacaaaaaagaatttcTCCATACAAAACATTCGGGATATAATAAAAGAGAGTCAACACTTGAACTATTATAAAggtattttcatcaataatggGCAGTTTTTATTTACTCAAAATGACCATGCAGATATGGGGACTAAAGAAGCGAATGGCAGATTCTCAGAGGATACCATGCTGAATCCAACTGCTCTTAAAATCTCAAGCGTGACGTTATTTCTCAACCACCCTGAATTGACGAAAAATGATAAGCTAGCTATGCACCTATTTGAGATTCTTGTCAAAGGTAAAGACCTAAGTGTTGGTAAAGTCATCTTAGATAACATCGAACCTGAATCCCGGACTAACGATATTATATCGAGTTGGATCaaagacaatgatgaaatttttggtAAGATTCATTTCACCATTACCAATAAAACCAATACCCTTAGTAAACTTGACACTGGAAAGTCTATTAGTGCATTCTTAACTGATGAAACGAAAACATTTTCTGAACTAGACAGGTTGATTATTGTTTCTGCAGATGGAAATGATATAAATCTTATTTCGgaacttgttgaaaaacatgAGAAAGTTATCGTTCTTTTCTAA
- a CDS encoding uncharacterized protein (PKUD0E01430; Pfam Domains: CRAL_TRIO(2.3e-28)|CRAL_TRIO_N(5.9e-13)) — protein sequence MFGFGRKNTGPVKEWKVDDSKAVVSKTFDQPPTSIEHTPEYEDIEKEEHEEIYNNVLKHFKETDLYPVKEGDCPKSDWKPLNKYEKLWLSKQCLLRYLRACNWKQEEAIKRIIGSIAWRREFGIGGGEWDKITPESVEVENETGKHLVFGFDDEKRPCLHLYNGKRNTKASDRQIQFLIFMLERTIDFMPQGQDKLCLCVDFKKYPESCTEDPKVPPVSLGKSILYILQYHYPERLGRALFINMPTLVNIFLKLCWPFVDPYTKQKCKFDEPFDQFIKPEQLAYNYGGDVNFDYMHDEYWDDFVAKAEKKRAKMMENFEKKGGEIGTSEWDIRDGI from the coding sequence ATGTTTGgctttggaagaaaaaatactGGGCCTGTGAAGGAATGGAAAGTCGATGACAGCAAAGCTGTTGTTAGTAAGACTTTTGACCAACCCCCAACGTCGATCGAACATACGCCCGAATATGAGGACATCGAGAAGGAGGAGCATGAAGAGATATACAACAATGTTCTCAAGCATTTCAAGGAAACAGATCTGTATCCTGTAAAGGAGGGAGATTGTCCGAAATCCGACTGGAAGCCATTAAATAAATATGAAAAGTTGTGGTTATCAAAACAATGTCTGCTAAGGTACCTAAGAGCATGTAATTGGAAACAGGAAGAGGCAATCAAGAGAATCATTGGATCCATTGCCTGGAGAAGGGAATTTGGTATCGGAGGTGGTGAATGGGATAAGATTACACCTGAATCagttgaagttgagaaCGAGACAGGTAAACATCTAGTTTTCGGctttgatgatgagaaAAGACCGTGTTTACATTTGTACAACGGTAAAAGAAATACCAAAGCATCCGATAGGCAGATTCAGTTTTTGATCTTTATGTTAGAAAGAACAATTGACTTTATGCCCCAGGGCCAAGACAAATTGTGCCTTTGTGTTGATTTTAAAAAGTATCCGGAATCTTGTACTGAAGATCCAAAAGTTCCACCAGTCAGTCTTGgtaaatcaattttatatattttgcAGTATCATTACCCAGAAAGATTAGGACGTGCACTGTTTATCAATATGCCAACATTAGTcaacatttttttaaagCTCTGCTGGCCATTTGTTGATCCATACACAAAGCAAAAATGTAAATTCGACGAACCTTTTgatcaattcatcaaacCTGAACAATTGGCATATAATTATGGTGGTGATGTCAACTTTGATTACATGCACGATGAATATTGGGATGACTTTGTTGCAAAGgctgaaaagaaaagggcAAAAATGATGGAAAATttcgaaaaaaaaggtgGGGAAATAGGTACCAGTGAATGGGATATTAGAGATGGAATCTAG